The following proteins are encoded in a genomic region of Toxotes jaculatrix isolate fToxJac2 chromosome 3, fToxJac2.pri, whole genome shotgun sequence:
- the myh7ba gene encoding myosin, heavy chain 7B, cardiac muscle, beta a isoform X2: MEAFGNAKTLRNDNSSRFGKFIRIHFGPTGKLASADIDIYLLEKSRVIFQQPGERSYHIYYQIMSQKKPELLDMLLVSSNPYDYHFCSQGVTTVENLDDGQELMATDHAMDILGFLPDEKYGCYKIVGAIMHFGNMKFKQKQREEQAEADGTESADKASYLMGVSSADLIKGLLHPRVKVGNEYVVKGQNVEQVNYAVGALAKATYDRMFKWLVGRINRTLYTSLPRQFFIGVLDIAGFEIFELNSFEQLCINFTNEKLQQFFNHHMFILEQEEYKREGIEWTFIDFGLDLQACIDLIEKPMGIMSILEEECMFPKATDNSFKAKLYDNHIGKSPNFLKPRPDKKRKYEAHFELVHYAGVVPYNIIGWLDKNKDPLNETVVACFQKSSNKLLASLYENYVGSDSASDPKPGSKEKRKKAASFQTVSQLHKENLNKLMTNLRSTQPHFVRCIIPNETKTPGIMDPFLVLHQLRCNGVLEGIRICRKGFPNRILYAEFKQRYRILNPHAIPDDKFVDSRKAAEKLLASLDIDHNQYKFGHTKVFFKAGLLGHLEELRDERLAKVLTLLQAAARGKIMRMELQRMRERREALMIIQWNIRAFNAVKHWPWMKLFFKIKPLLKSAANEKELASLKDELAKLKEALEKSEVKRKELEERQVSLIQEKNDLALQLQAEQDNLADAEDRCDLLIKTKIQLEAKVKEIMERLEDEEEMSANVLAKKRKLEDECAELKKDIDDLEITLAKVEKEKHATENKVKNLIEEMAALDETILKLTKEKKALQEAHQQTLDDLQAEEDKVNTLTKAKAKLEQQVDDLEGSLEQEKKLRMDLERVKRKLEGDLKLSLESVMDLENDKQQLEEKLKKKDFEMNEISTRIEDEQALVNQLQKKIKELQARTEELEEELEADRACRAKVEKQRGDVARELEELSERLEEAGGATSAQIEINKKREADFLKMRRDLEEAILHHEATTAALRKKHADSVAELSEQIDSLQRVKQKLEKERSEAKMEADDLASTVEQLSKGKATSEKMCRLYEDQMNEAKAKVEELQRQLNETNTQRARAQAESAELGRKLEEREAMMSQLQRAKNSFSQNVEELKKQLEEENKAKNALAHALQSSRHDCDLLREQYDEEQEAKAELQRALSKANAEVAQWRTKYETDAIQRTEELEEAKKKLVTRLQEAEESVEASNAKCSSLEKTKHRLQTEIEDLVIDLERANAAAAALDKKQRNFDKVLAEWRQKYEECQSELESSQKESRGLSTELFKLKNSYEETLDHLETIKRENKNLQEEIADLSDQISQGAKTIHELEKMKKGLDMEKSEIQAALEEAEGTLEHEESKTLRIQLELNQIKADVDRKLAEKDEEIDNLRRNHQRTLESMQGTLDAEAKSRNEAVRLRKKMEGDLNEMEVQLNHANRQASESQKLLRNLQVQIKDIQLELDETIHQNEELKEQVAVTERRNNLLAAEVEELRALLDQNDRARKLAEHELLEATERVNLLHSQNTGLINQKKKLESDLSMLSNEVDDAVQECRNAEEKAKKAITDAAMMAEELKKEQDTSGHLERMKKNMEQTIKDLQMRLDEAEQIALKGGKKQVQKLEARVKELENELETEQKKSQECQKGVRKYERRIKELSYQAEEDKKNLVRLQDLIDKLQVKLKSYKRQAEEAEEQANTNLSKYRKLQHELDDAEERADVAESQVNKLRVRTRDQGSKVGKLNTYNAFHITV, from the exons ATGGAGGCGTTTGGTAATGCCAAAACGCTAAGGAACGACAACTCGTCCCGCTTT GGCAAGTTCATCAGGATCCACTTTGGACCTACTGGCAAACTGGCCTCGGCTGATATTGATATAT ATCTTCTGGAAAAATCCAGAGTGATATTTCAGCAGCCTGGTGAGAGGAGCTACCACATCTACTACCAGATCATGTCACAGAAGAAACCAGAACTGTTAG ACATGCTGCTGGTGTCCTCCAACCCGTATGACTATCATTTCTGCTCCCAAGGAGTCACTACCGTGGAGAACTTGGATGACGGACAGGAGCTGATGGCCACCGAT CATGCCATGGACATCCTCGGCTTCCTGCCCGATGAGAAGTATGGCTGCTATAAAATAGTCGGAGCCATCATGCACTTTGGCAACATGAAATTCAAGCAAAAGCAGCGCGAGGAGCAGGCGGAGGCCGACGGCACCGAAA GTGCAGACAAGGCCTCGTACCTGATGGGAGTCAGTTCAGCTGATCTCATCAAGGGCCTCCTCCACCCTAGGGTGAAGGTGGGGAACGAGTATGTGGTGAAGGGACAGAACGTCGAACAG GTTAACTACGCTGTCGGTGCTCTGGCAAAAGCCACGTATGACCGCATGTTCAAATGGCTTGTGGGACGCATCAACCGGACCCTGTACACCTCCCTGCCGCGCCAGTTCTTCATAGGAGTCCTGGACATCGCTGGGTTTGAGATCTTTGAA CTCAATAGCTTCGAGCAGCTGTGCATCAActtcacaaatgaaaaactgcaaCAGTTTTTCAACCACCACATGTTCATcctggagcaggaggagtacAAACGTGAGGGCATCGAATGGACCTTCATCGACTTTGGGTTGGACCTTCAAGCTTGCATTGATCTCATTGAAAAG CCAATGGGCATCATGTCCATCCTTGAAGAGGAATGCATGTTCCCAAAGGCCACAGACAACAGCTTCAAAGCCAAGCTGTATGATAATCACATTGGCAAGTCACCTAATTTCCTAAAGCCACGGCCAGACAAGAAACGCAAGTACGAGGCCCATTTCGAGCTGGTGCACTACGCTGGAGTG GTACCATATAACATCATTGGGTGGCTGGATAAAAACAAAGACCCTCTGAACGAGACGGTGGTGGCATGTTTCCAAAAGTCTTCCAACAAGCTGCTAGCCTCTCTGTATGAGAATTACGTTGGCTCAGACTCAG CATCTGACCCAAAGCCTGGCAgcaaggagaagaggaagaaggcagCTTCTTTCCAGACTGTGTCTCAGCTTCACAAG GAAAACCTGAACAAGCTGATGACCAACCTTCGCAGCACCCAGCCCCACTTTGTTCGCTGCATCATCCCTAATGAGACCAAGACTCCAG GGATCATGGACCCATTCTTAGTGCTGCACCAGCTGCGCTGCAACGGCGTGTTAGAAGGCATCAGGATCTGCAGAAAGGGCTTTCCCAACCGCATCCTCTACGCTGAGTTCAAACAGCG CTATCGCATCCTGAATCCACACGCCATCCCAGATGACAAGTTTGTGGACAGCAGGAAAGCTGCAGAGAAGCTGCTGGCCTCCCTGGATATCGACCACAACCAGTACAAGTTTGGACACACAAAG GTGTTCTTCAAGGCTGGCCTGCTGGGTCACCTCGAGGAGCTGAGGGACGAGCGTTTGGCCAAAGTCCTGACGCTGCTGCAGGCAGCTGCTCGTGGTAAAATCATGAGGATGGAGCTGCAGAGGATGAGGGAAAGGAG GGAAGCTCTGATGATCATCCAGTGGAACATCCGGGCCTTCAATGCTGTTAAGCACTGGCCCTGGATGAAGCTCTTCTTCAAAATAAAGCCTCTACTGAAGAGTGCTGCCAACGAGAAAGAGCTAGCCTCTCTAAAGGACGAGCTGGCCAAGCTGAAGGAGGCTCTGGAGAAGTCCGAGGTCAAGCggaaagagctggaggagaggcagGTCAGCCTGATCCAAGAGAAGAATGACCTCGCTCTACAGCTGCAGGCA GAGCAAGACAATCTGGCAGATGCCGAGGACCGCTGTGACCTGCTCATCAAAACTAAGATCCAGCTGGAGGCCAAAGTGAAAGAAATCATGGAGAggctggaggatgaggaggagatgagCGCTAATGTGCTCGCCAAGAAGCGCAAGCTGGAGGACGAGTGCGCCGAGTTGAAGAAGGACATTGACGATCTGGAGATCACTCTGGCTAAGgtggaaaaggagaaacatgCCACTGAGAACAAG GTGAAGAACCTGATTGAGGAAATGGCAGCTCTGGATGAAACCATACTGAAACTTACCAAGGAGAAGAAGGCTCTCCAGGAGGCTCATCAGCAGACTCTGGATGACCTgcaggcagaggaagacaaagtcAACACTCTGACCAAAGCCAAGGCAAAGCTGGAGCAACAAGTAGATGAT CTGGAAGGCTCGCTGGAACAAGAGAAGAAACTGCGTATGGACCTGGAACGGGTCAAACGTAAGCTGGAGGGAGATCTGAAACTCTCCTTGGAGTCTGTTATGGACCTGGAGAACGACAAACAGCAACTTGAAGAGAAGCTGAAAAA GAAagactttgaaatgaatgagataAGCACAAGGATTGAAGATGAGCAAGCCTTGGTCAATCAGCTCCAGAAGAAGATAAAGGAGTTACAG GCTCGTACGGAGGAGCTCGAGGAGGAACTGGAGGCTGACCGAGCTTGTAGGGCCAAAGTGGAGAAGCAGCGCGGAGATGTGGCTCgtgagctggaggagctgagtgagcgCCTTGAAGAGGCTGGTGGGGCTACCTCAGCCCAGATCGAgattaacaaaaaaagagaggcagatTTCCTGAAGATGCGGCGAGACCTGGAGGAAGCCATACTGCACCACGAAGCCACAACAGCAGCCTTGCGGAAGAAGCACGCAGACAGCGTTGCAGAGCTGAGCGAGCAGATCGACAGCCTGCAGCGAGTCAAACAAAAGCTGGAAAAGGAGAGGAGTGAGGCCAAGATGGAGGCTGATGATCTGGCCTCCACTGTGGAGCAGCTTTCCAAGGGAAAG GCCACTTCAGAGAAAATGTGTCGCCTGTATGAAGACCAAATGAACGAGGCTAAAGCCAAGGTTGAAGAGCTCCAGAGGCAGCTCAATGAAACCAACACCCAAAGGGCCCGTGCTCAGGCTGAGAGTG CCGAGCTGGGCAGGAAGCTTGAAGAGCGAGAAGCCATGATGTCTCAGCTCCAGCGTGCCAAGAACTCCTTCAGCCAGAATGTCGAGGAACTCAAgaaacagctggaggaggagaacaag GCTAAGAACGCCCTGGCCCATGCACTGCAATCATCTCGACACGACTGTGATCTTCTGCGAGAGCAGTACGATGAGGAACAAGAGGCCaaggctgagctgcagagagctCTGTCCAAGGCCAACGCTGAGGTGGCTCAGTGGAGGACTAAGTATGAAACTGATGCCATCCAGAGGactgaggagctggaggaagccAA GAAGAAGTTGGTGACACGTCTGCAGGAGGCTGAAGAGTCAGTAGAGGCATCCAATGCCAAGTGCTCCTCCCTGGAGAAGACCAAACACCGGCTCCAGACAGAGATCGAAGACCTGGTCATCGACCTAGAACGTGCcaatgctgcagctgctgccctTGACAAGAAACAACGCAACTTTGACAAG GTGTTGGCTGAGTGGAGACAGAAGTACGAAGAATGCCAGTCAGAGCTGGAGTCCTCTCAAAAAGAGTCTCGTGGTCTGAGCACAGAGCTCTTCAAACTGAAGAATTCTTATGAGGAGACCCTGGATCATCTGGAGACCATCAAGAGGGAGAACAAGAACCTCCAAG AGGAGATTGCTGACCTGTCTGATCAAATCAGTCAGGGAGCGAAGACTATTCATGAActggagaagatgaagaagggTCTGGACATGGAGAAAAGTGAGATTCAAGCTGCACTGGAGGAGGCTGAG GGCACTCTGGAGCATGAAGAGAGCAAAACACTCAGGATCCAGCTGGAGCTTAACCAGATCAAGGCCGACGTTGACAGGAAGCTGGCAGAGAAGGATGAGGAAATTGACAACCTTCG TCGTAACCACCAGAGAACACTGGAGTCCATGCAGGGCACCTTGGATGCCGAGGCTAAGTCTCGCAACGAGGCAGTGCGTCTGAGGAAGAAGATGGAGGGCGACCTGAACGAGATGGAGGTGCAGCTGAACCACGCCAACAGGCAGGCCTCCGAATCCCAGAAACTCCTGAGAAACCTGCAGGTTCAGATCAAG GACATTCAGCTCGAGCTGGACGAGACTATTCACCAGAatgaggagctgaaggagcaggTAGCTGTAACTGAGCGCCGAAACAACCTGCTAGCTGCCGAGGTGGAGGAGCTCAGGGCTCTGCTGGACCAGAATGACCGTGCACGCAAGCTAGCTGAGCATGAGCTGCTTGAGGCTACTGAGAGAGTCAATCTGTTGCACTCTCAG AACACTGGACTGATCAACcagaagaagaagctggagagTGATCTGTCCATGCTGTCCAATGAGGTTGATGATGCTGTTCAGGAGTGCCGCAATGCAGAGGAGAAGGCCAAAAAGGCCATCACTGAT GCAGCCATGATGGCAGAGGAGCTGAaaaaggagcaggacaccagcGGCCATctggagaggatgaagaagaacatGGAGCAGACAATAAAGGACCTGCAGATGCGTCTGGATGAGGCTGAGCAGATTGCCCTCAAGGGTGGCAAGAAGCAGGTTCAGAAGCTGGAGGCCAGG GTGAAAGAATTGGAGAATGAACTGGAGACTGAGCAAAAGAAGAGCCAAGAGTGTCAGAAGGGAGTACGCAAGTATGAGAGGAGAATCAAAGAGCTATCCTACCAG gcagaggaagacaagaagAACCTGGTCCGTCTGCAGGACCTCATCGACAAGCTGCAGGTCAAGCTGAAGAGTTACAAGAGACAGGCTGAGGAAGCG GAGGAGCAAGCGAACACCAACTTGTCTAAGTACAGGAAGCTCCAGCATGAGCTTGACGATGCAGAGGAGAGGGCTGACGTGGCCGAATCGCAGGTCAACAAGCTCAGAGTCCGCACTCGCGACCAAGGCAGCAAGGTTGGTAAACTAAATACATATAATGCATTTCATATTACAGTATGA
- the myh7ba gene encoding myosin, heavy chain 7B, cardiac muscle, beta a isoform X1, with protein sequence MSRFDTKEFGEAAPFLRKSDLELLAAHTVAFDGKKRAWIPDEKEAYIEIEIKELSGDKVIVETKDGRTLTVKDNDIQQMNPPKYDMIEDMAMLTHLNEASVLYNLRRRYSAWMIYTYSGLFCVTVNPYKWLPVYTAPVVAAYKGKRRSEAPPHIYSIADNAYNDMLRNRENQSMLITGESGAGKTVNTKRVIQYFAIVAALGETTAKKGGTLEDQIIEANPAMEAFGNAKTLRNDNSSRFGKFIRIHFGPTGKLASADIDIYLLEKSRVIFQQPGERSYHIYYQIMSQKKPELLDMLLVSSNPYDYHFCSQGVTTVENLDDGQELMATDHAMDILGFLPDEKYGCYKIVGAIMHFGNMKFKQKQREEQAEADGTESADKASYLMGVSSADLIKGLLHPRVKVGNEYVVKGQNVEQVNYAVGALAKATYDRMFKWLVGRINRTLYTSLPRQFFIGVLDIAGFEIFELNSFEQLCINFTNEKLQQFFNHHMFILEQEEYKREGIEWTFIDFGLDLQACIDLIEKPMGIMSILEEECMFPKATDNSFKAKLYDNHIGKSPNFLKPRPDKKRKYEAHFELVHYAGVVPYNIIGWLDKNKDPLNETVVACFQKSSNKLLASLYENYVGSDSASDPKPGSKEKRKKAASFQTVSQLHKENLNKLMTNLRSTQPHFVRCIIPNETKTPGIMDPFLVLHQLRCNGVLEGIRICRKGFPNRILYAEFKQRYRILNPHAIPDDKFVDSRKAAEKLLASLDIDHNQYKFGHTKVFFKAGLLGHLEELRDERLAKVLTLLQAAARGKIMRMELQRMRERREALMIIQWNIRAFNAVKHWPWMKLFFKIKPLLKSAANEKELASLKDELAKLKEALEKSEVKRKELEERQVSLIQEKNDLALQLQAEQDNLADAEDRCDLLIKTKIQLEAKVKEIMERLEDEEEMSANVLAKKRKLEDECAELKKDIDDLEITLAKVEKEKHATENKVKNLIEEMAALDETILKLTKEKKALQEAHQQTLDDLQAEEDKVNTLTKAKAKLEQQVDDLEGSLEQEKKLRMDLERVKRKLEGDLKLSLESVMDLENDKQQLEEKLKKKDFEMNEISTRIEDEQALVNQLQKKIKELQARTEELEEELEADRACRAKVEKQRGDVARELEELSERLEEAGGATSAQIEINKKREADFLKMRRDLEEAILHHEATTAALRKKHADSVAELSEQIDSLQRVKQKLEKERSEAKMEADDLASTVEQLSKGKATSEKMCRLYEDQMNEAKAKVEELQRQLNETNTQRARAQAESAELGRKLEEREAMMSQLQRAKNSFSQNVEELKKQLEEENKAKNALAHALQSSRHDCDLLREQYDEEQEAKAELQRALSKANAEVAQWRTKYETDAIQRTEELEEAKKKLVTRLQEAEESVEASNAKCSSLEKTKHRLQTEIEDLVIDLERANAAAAALDKKQRNFDKVLAEWRQKYEECQSELESSQKESRGLSTELFKLKNSYEETLDHLETIKRENKNLQEEIADLSDQISQGAKTIHELEKMKKGLDMEKSEIQAALEEAEGTLEHEESKTLRIQLELNQIKADVDRKLAEKDEEIDNLRRNHQRTLESMQGTLDAEAKSRNEAVRLRKKMEGDLNEMEVQLNHANRQASESQKLLRNLQVQIKDIQLELDETIHQNEELKEQVAVTERRNNLLAAEVEELRALLDQNDRARKLAEHELLEATERVNLLHSQNTGLINQKKKLESDLSMLSNEVDDAVQECRNAEEKAKKAITDAAMMAEELKKEQDTSGHLERMKKNMEQTIKDLQMRLDEAEQIALKGGKKQVQKLEARVKELENELETEQKKSQECQKGVRKYERRIKELSYQAEEDKKNLVRLQDLIDKLQVKLKSYKRQAEEAEEQANTNLSKYRKLQHELDDAEERADVAESQVNKLRVRTRDQGSKVGKLNTYNAFHITV encoded by the exons TGAAGGATAACGACATCCAGCAGATGAATCCTCCTAAGTATGACATGATCGAAGACATGGCCATGCTGACACACCTCAACGAGGCCTCTGTGCTGTACAACCTGCGCAGACGCTACTCTGCCTGGATGATCTAT ACCTACTCCGGGCTCTTCTGTGTGACAGTGAATCCATATAAATGGCTGCCTGTCTACACAGCCCCTGTGGTAGCCGCTTACAAAGGCAAACGCCGCTCTGAGGCGCCGCCACACATCTACTCCATTGCAGACAATGCCTACAATGACATGCTGCGCA ATCGAGAGAACCAGTCCATGCTCATCAC CGGAGAATCCGGTGCTGGCAAAACTGTCAACACGAAACGTGTCATTCAGTATTTTGCCATTGTGGCAGCTCTTGGGGAAACAACTGCCAAAAAAGGA GGAACTCTGGAGGATCAGATCATTGAGGCGAACCCTGCCATGGAGGCGTTTGGTAATGCCAAAACGCTAAGGAACGACAACTCGTCCCGCTTT GGCAAGTTCATCAGGATCCACTTTGGACCTACTGGCAAACTGGCCTCGGCTGATATTGATATAT ATCTTCTGGAAAAATCCAGAGTGATATTTCAGCAGCCTGGTGAGAGGAGCTACCACATCTACTACCAGATCATGTCACAGAAGAAACCAGAACTGTTAG ACATGCTGCTGGTGTCCTCCAACCCGTATGACTATCATTTCTGCTCCCAAGGAGTCACTACCGTGGAGAACTTGGATGACGGACAGGAGCTGATGGCCACCGAT CATGCCATGGACATCCTCGGCTTCCTGCCCGATGAGAAGTATGGCTGCTATAAAATAGTCGGAGCCATCATGCACTTTGGCAACATGAAATTCAAGCAAAAGCAGCGCGAGGAGCAGGCGGAGGCCGACGGCACCGAAA GTGCAGACAAGGCCTCGTACCTGATGGGAGTCAGTTCAGCTGATCTCATCAAGGGCCTCCTCCACCCTAGGGTGAAGGTGGGGAACGAGTATGTGGTGAAGGGACAGAACGTCGAACAG GTTAACTACGCTGTCGGTGCTCTGGCAAAAGCCACGTATGACCGCATGTTCAAATGGCTTGTGGGACGCATCAACCGGACCCTGTACACCTCCCTGCCGCGCCAGTTCTTCATAGGAGTCCTGGACATCGCTGGGTTTGAGATCTTTGAA CTCAATAGCTTCGAGCAGCTGTGCATCAActtcacaaatgaaaaactgcaaCAGTTTTTCAACCACCACATGTTCATcctggagcaggaggagtacAAACGTGAGGGCATCGAATGGACCTTCATCGACTTTGGGTTGGACCTTCAAGCTTGCATTGATCTCATTGAAAAG CCAATGGGCATCATGTCCATCCTTGAAGAGGAATGCATGTTCCCAAAGGCCACAGACAACAGCTTCAAAGCCAAGCTGTATGATAATCACATTGGCAAGTCACCTAATTTCCTAAAGCCACGGCCAGACAAGAAACGCAAGTACGAGGCCCATTTCGAGCTGGTGCACTACGCTGGAGTG GTACCATATAACATCATTGGGTGGCTGGATAAAAACAAAGACCCTCTGAACGAGACGGTGGTGGCATGTTTCCAAAAGTCTTCCAACAAGCTGCTAGCCTCTCTGTATGAGAATTACGTTGGCTCAGACTCAG CATCTGACCCAAAGCCTGGCAgcaaggagaagaggaagaaggcagCTTCTTTCCAGACTGTGTCTCAGCTTCACAAG GAAAACCTGAACAAGCTGATGACCAACCTTCGCAGCACCCAGCCCCACTTTGTTCGCTGCATCATCCCTAATGAGACCAAGACTCCAG GGATCATGGACCCATTCTTAGTGCTGCACCAGCTGCGCTGCAACGGCGTGTTAGAAGGCATCAGGATCTGCAGAAAGGGCTTTCCCAACCGCATCCTCTACGCTGAGTTCAAACAGCG CTATCGCATCCTGAATCCACACGCCATCCCAGATGACAAGTTTGTGGACAGCAGGAAAGCTGCAGAGAAGCTGCTGGCCTCCCTGGATATCGACCACAACCAGTACAAGTTTGGACACACAAAG GTGTTCTTCAAGGCTGGCCTGCTGGGTCACCTCGAGGAGCTGAGGGACGAGCGTTTGGCCAAAGTCCTGACGCTGCTGCAGGCAGCTGCTCGTGGTAAAATCATGAGGATGGAGCTGCAGAGGATGAGGGAAAGGAG GGAAGCTCTGATGATCATCCAGTGGAACATCCGGGCCTTCAATGCTGTTAAGCACTGGCCCTGGATGAAGCTCTTCTTCAAAATAAAGCCTCTACTGAAGAGTGCTGCCAACGAGAAAGAGCTAGCCTCTCTAAAGGACGAGCTGGCCAAGCTGAAGGAGGCTCTGGAGAAGTCCGAGGTCAAGCggaaagagctggaggagaggcagGTCAGCCTGATCCAAGAGAAGAATGACCTCGCTCTACAGCTGCAGGCA GAGCAAGACAATCTGGCAGATGCCGAGGACCGCTGTGACCTGCTCATCAAAACTAAGATCCAGCTGGAGGCCAAAGTGAAAGAAATCATGGAGAggctggaggatgaggaggagatgagCGCTAATGTGCTCGCCAAGAAGCGCAAGCTGGAGGACGAGTGCGCCGAGTTGAAGAAGGACATTGACGATCTGGAGATCACTCTGGCTAAGgtggaaaaggagaaacatgCCACTGAGAACAAG GTGAAGAACCTGATTGAGGAAATGGCAGCTCTGGATGAAACCATACTGAAACTTACCAAGGAGAAGAAGGCTCTCCAGGAGGCTCATCAGCAGACTCTGGATGACCTgcaggcagaggaagacaaagtcAACACTCTGACCAAAGCCAAGGCAAAGCTGGAGCAACAAGTAGATGAT CTGGAAGGCTCGCTGGAACAAGAGAAGAAACTGCGTATGGACCTGGAACGGGTCAAACGTAAGCTGGAGGGAGATCTGAAACTCTCCTTGGAGTCTGTTATGGACCTGGAGAACGACAAACAGCAACTTGAAGAGAAGCTGAAAAA GAAagactttgaaatgaatgagataAGCACAAGGATTGAAGATGAGCAAGCCTTGGTCAATCAGCTCCAGAAGAAGATAAAGGAGTTACAG GCTCGTACGGAGGAGCTCGAGGAGGAACTGGAGGCTGACCGAGCTTGTAGGGCCAAAGTGGAGAAGCAGCGCGGAGATGTGGCTCgtgagctggaggagctgagtgagcgCCTTGAAGAGGCTGGTGGGGCTACCTCAGCCCAGATCGAgattaacaaaaaaagagaggcagatTTCCTGAAGATGCGGCGAGACCTGGAGGAAGCCATACTGCACCACGAAGCCACAACAGCAGCCTTGCGGAAGAAGCACGCAGACAGCGTTGCAGAGCTGAGCGAGCAGATCGACAGCCTGCAGCGAGTCAAACAAAAGCTGGAAAAGGAGAGGAGTGAGGCCAAGATGGAGGCTGATGATCTGGCCTCCACTGTGGAGCAGCTTTCCAAGGGAAAG GCCACTTCAGAGAAAATGTGTCGCCTGTATGAAGACCAAATGAACGAGGCTAAAGCCAAGGTTGAAGAGCTCCAGAGGCAGCTCAATGAAACCAACACCCAAAGGGCCCGTGCTCAGGCTGAGAGTG CCGAGCTGGGCAGGAAGCTTGAAGAGCGAGAAGCCATGATGTCTCAGCTCCAGCGTGCCAAGAACTCCTTCAGCCAGAATGTCGAGGAACTCAAgaaacagctggaggaggagaacaag GCTAAGAACGCCCTGGCCCATGCACTGCAATCATCTCGACACGACTGTGATCTTCTGCGAGAGCAGTACGATGAGGAACAAGAGGCCaaggctgagctgcagagagctCTGTCCAAGGCCAACGCTGAGGTGGCTCAGTGGAGGACTAAGTATGAAACTGATGCCATCCAGAGGactgaggagctggaggaagccAA GAAGAAGTTGGTGACACGTCTGCAGGAGGCTGAAGAGTCAGTAGAGGCATCCAATGCCAAGTGCTCCTCCCTGGAGAAGACCAAACACCGGCTCCAGACAGAGATCGAAGACCTGGTCATCGACCTAGAACGTGCcaatgctgcagctgctgccctTGACAAGAAACAACGCAACTTTGACAAG GTGTTGGCTGAGTGGAGACAGAAGTACGAAGAATGCCAGTCAGAGCTGGAGTCCTCTCAAAAAGAGTCTCGTGGTCTGAGCACAGAGCTCTTCAAACTGAAGAATTCTTATGAGGAGACCCTGGATCATCTGGAGACCATCAAGAGGGAGAACAAGAACCTCCAAG AGGAGATTGCTGACCTGTCTGATCAAATCAGTCAGGGAGCGAAGACTATTCATGAActggagaagatgaagaagggTCTGGACATGGAGAAAAGTGAGATTCAAGCTGCACTGGAGGAGGCTGAG GGCACTCTGGAGCATGAAGAGAGCAAAACACTCAGGATCCAGCTGGAGCTTAACCAGATCAAGGCCGACGTTGACAGGAAGCTGGCAGAGAAGGATGAGGAAATTGACAACCTTCG TCGTAACCACCAGAGAACACTGGAGTCCATGCAGGGCACCTTGGATGCCGAGGCTAAGTCTCGCAACGAGGCAGTGCGTCTGAGGAAGAAGATGGAGGGCGACCTGAACGAGATGGAGGTGCAGCTGAACCACGCCAACAGGCAGGCCTCCGAATCCCAGAAACTCCTGAGAAACCTGCAGGTTCAGATCAAG GACATTCAGCTCGAGCTGGACGAGACTATTCACCAGAatgaggagctgaaggagcaggTAGCTGTAACTGAGCGCCGAAACAACCTGCTAGCTGCCGAGGTGGAGGAGCTCAGGGCTCTGCTGGACCAGAATGACCGTGCACGCAAGCTAGCTGAGCATGAGCTGCTTGAGGCTACTGAGAGAGTCAATCTGTTGCACTCTCAG AACACTGGACTGATCAACcagaagaagaagctggagagTGATCTGTCCATGCTGTCCAATGAGGTTGATGATGCTGTTCAGGAGTGCCGCAATGCAGAGGAGAAGGCCAAAAAGGCCATCACTGAT GCAGCCATGATGGCAGAGGAGCTGAaaaaggagcaggacaccagcGGCCATctggagaggatgaagaagaacatGGAGCAGACAATAAAGGACCTGCAGATGCGTCTGGATGAGGCTGAGCAGATTGCCCTCAAGGGTGGCAAGAAGCAGGTTCAGAAGCTGGAGGCCAGG GTGAAAGAATTGGAGAATGAACTGGAGACTGAGCAAAAGAAGAGCCAAGAGTGTCAGAAGGGAGTACGCAAGTATGAGAGGAGAATCAAAGAGCTATCCTACCAG gcagaggaagacaagaagAACCTGGTCCGTCTGCAGGACCTCATCGACAAGCTGCAGGTCAAGCTGAAGAGTTACAAGAGACAGGCTGAGGAAGCG GAGGAGCAAGCGAACACCAACTTGTCTAAGTACAGGAAGCTCCAGCATGAGCTTGACGATGCAGAGGAGAGGGCTGACGTGGCCGAATCGCAGGTCAACAAGCTCAGAGTCCGCACTCGCGACCAAGGCAGCAAGGTTGGTAAACTAAATACATATAATGCATTTCATATTACAGTATGA